One Carassius gibelio isolate Cgi1373 ecotype wild population from Czech Republic chromosome B18, carGib1.2-hapl.c, whole genome shotgun sequence DNA segment encodes these proteins:
- the snapc5 gene encoding snRNA-activating protein complex subunit 5, whose protein sequence is MLSRLQELKKEEETLLKIKVMLQDQLNRLKFEEGTLRSMINAQSEESPNEAPAPEVEVNLDDETEINQTKLVLGAQTDYDMEEEEEEEEDDDEDDDADADGDLDMVLEDEEDEDDY, encoded by the exons ATGCTGAGTCGCCTTCAGGAGCTCAAGAAGGAAGAGGAGACTCTTCTGAAAATAAAAGTCATGCTGCAAGATCAGCTCAACAGACTTAAG TTTGAGGAAGGGACCCTGAGGTCAATGATAAATGCCCAGTCTGAAGAAAGCCCAAATGAAGCCCCTGCCCCTGAG GTGGAAGTCAACCTAGATGATGAGACTGAGATCAACCAGACCAAATTAGTATTGGGTGCTCAAACAGACTATGAcatggaagaagaagaggaggaggaagaggacgatGACGAGGATGATGATGCAGATGCAGATGGAGACCTTGATATGGTGCTAGAAGATGAGGAAGATGAAGATGACTACTGA